A single Vigna radiata var. radiata cultivar VC1973A chromosome 8, Vradiata_ver6, whole genome shotgun sequence DNA region contains:
- the LOC111242280 gene encoding uncharacterized protein LOC111242280, with protein MEPESDYGLAVEEEKRVIGVTTKVDNIKKEDEEIQTISAANKNSKGVTKETGGRASVASKXNKYAKDHLKGLSSIPQKQRPSLSQSISFPARSSREDGMHKNIDGYILKTNVRHLNNSTNSLALKRSAFGRTTRVTPATKSQVSETSL; from the exons ATGGAGCCTG AATCTGATTACGGGCTTGCTGTGGAGGAAGAGAAACGTGTCATCGGAGTAACAACCAAGGTGgacaatataaagaaagaagatgaagaaattcAGACCATTTCTGCtgcaaataaaaattcaaaaggtGTCACTAAG GAAACTGGTGGGAGAGCAAGTGTTGCTTCCAAGANCAACAAATATGCCAAAGATCATTTGAAGGGTCTGAGTTCAATACCTCAAAAACAAAGGCCTTCACTTTCCCAAAGCATTTCTTTCCCAGCCAGATCATCTCGGGAAGATGGTATGCACAAAAACATTGATGGCTATATTCTGAAGACAAACGTTCGTCATTTAAACAACTCCACAAACTCACTGGCTTTGAAACGCTCTGCG TTTGGAAGGACTACTAGAGTTACTCCAGCCACAAAGAGCCAAGTTTCTGAGACATCTTTGTAA
- the LOC106771763 gene encoding E3 ubiquitin-protein ligase RGLG5-like isoform X2: MVADDGILRCKSCLQANAPQRVALPPPTYTSFATMFQSSIHPTATTPSASCFTYDNEVCPICLSNAKGIAFGCRHQKQQVRGLMDEPSKLCLTKLQN, from the exons ATGGTGGCGGATGATGGGATTCTGCGATGCAAAAG TTGTCTGCAAGCCAATGCTCCTCAAAGGGTTGCCCTCCCACCTCCCACATATACTTCTTTTGCTACAATGTTTCAGTCAAGTATCCACCCAACTGCCACAACTCCTTCTGCCTCATGTTTCACCTATGACAATGAG GTTTGTCCCATTTGCCTTAGCAATGCGAAAGGCATTGCCTTCGGATGTAGACATCAG AAACAACAAGTACGAGGATTGATGGACGAACCTTCCAAGTTGTGCTTAACTAAACTACAAAATTGA
- the LOC106771763 gene encoding regulator of telomere elongation helicase 1-like isoform X1, translated as MQKVTKTRSSLVQLLLSKKWYNQQASRVVNQVVGHVIRHCHDYGAIILCDESCLQANAPQRVALPPPTYTSFATMFQSSIHPTATTPSASCFTYDNEVCPICLSNAKGIAFGCRHQKQQVRGLMDEPSKLCLTKLQN; from the exons ATGCAAAAGGTTACAAAAACTCGAAGTTCCCTAGTTCAATTGCTGCTTTCAAAAAAATGGTATAACCAGCAAGCGTCCCGAGTTGTGAATCAAGTTGTTGGGCATGTAATTCGCCATTGCCATGATTATGGAGCAATTATTCTCTGTGATGAAag TTGTCTGCAAGCCAATGCTCCTCAAAGGGTTGCCCTCCCACCTCCCACATATACTTCTTTTGCTACAATGTTTCAGTCAAGTATCCACCCAACTGCCACAACTCCTTCTGCCTCATGTTTCACCTATGACAATGAG GTTTGTCCCATTTGCCTTAGCAATGCGAAAGGCATTGCCTTCGGATGTAGACATCAG AAACAACAAGTACGAGGATTGATGGACGAACCTTCCAAGTTGTGCTTAACTAAACTACAAAATTGA
- the LOC106771763 gene encoding regulator of telomere elongation helicase 1 homolog isoform X3: MQKVTKTRSSLVQLLLSKKWYNQQASRVVNQVVGHVIRHCHDYGAIILCDESQVSTQLPQLLLPHVSPMTMRFVPFALAMRKALPSDVDIRNNKYED, from the exons ATGCAAAAGGTTACAAAAACTCGAAGTTCCCTAGTTCAATTGCTGCTTTCAAAAAAATGGTATAACCAGCAAGCGTCCCGAGTTGTGAATCAAGTTGTTGGGCATGTAATTCGCCATTGCCATGATTATGGAGCAATTATTCTCTGTGATGAAag TCAAGTATCCACCCAACTGCCACAACTCCTTCTGCCTCATGTTTCACCTATGACAATGAG GTTTGTCCCATTTGCCTTAGCAATGCGAAAGGCATTGCCTTCGGATGTAGACATCAG AAACAACAAGTACGAGGATTGA
- the LOC106770785 gene encoding bet1-like SNARE 1-1 isoform X1 produces MNNLLFFLSIDGRNNRVALFDGIEEGGIRASSIYSTSSHEIDEHDNEQALDGLQDRVSLLKRLSGDINEEVDSHNRMLDRMGNDMDSSRGVLSGTMDKFKMVFETKSSRRMFSLVASFVVLFLIIYYLTR; encoded by the exons ATGAacaaccttttatttttcttatctat AGATGGTCGTAATAACAGAGTTGCACTTTTTGATGGTATTGAGGAGGGTGGCATCAGAGCATCGTCTATTTACTCAACTTCTTCCCATGAAATTGATGAACATGATAACGAACAAGCATTGGATGGATTGCAAGATAGAGTCAGTCTGCTGAAAAGA TTGTCAGGTGACATAAATGAGGAAGTTGATAGTCATAACCGGATGTTGGATCGTATG GGAAACGATATGGATTCTTCGAGAGGGGTCCTCTCAGGCACTATGGATAAATTCAAAATG GTATTTGAAACAAAATCCAGCCGAAGAATGTTTTCTCTTGTAGCATCCTTTGTTGTgctttttcttataatatattatcttaCTAGGTAA
- the LOC106770785 gene encoding bet1-like SNARE 1-1 isoform X2: MNARRDGRNNRVALFDGIEEGGIRASSIYSTSSHEIDEHDNEQALDGLQDRVSLLKRLSGDINEEVDSHNRMLDRMGNDMDSSRGVLSGTMDKFKMVFETKSSRRMFSLVASFVVLFLIIYYLTR; the protein is encoded by the exons ATGAATGCAAGAAG AGATGGTCGTAATAACAGAGTTGCACTTTTTGATGGTATTGAGGAGGGTGGCATCAGAGCATCGTCTATTTACTCAACTTCTTCCCATGAAATTGATGAACATGATAACGAACAAGCATTGGATGGATTGCAAGATAGAGTCAGTCTGCTGAAAAGA TTGTCAGGTGACATAAATGAGGAAGTTGATAGTCATAACCGGATGTTGGATCGTATG GGAAACGATATGGATTCTTCGAGAGGGGTCCTCTCAGGCACTATGGATAAATTCAAAATG GTATTTGAAACAAAATCCAGCCGAAGAATGTTTTCTCTTGTAGCATCCTTTGTTGTgctttttcttataatatattatcttaCTAGGTAA